A single Phoenix dactylifera cultivar Barhee BC4 chromosome 1, palm_55x_up_171113_PBpolish2nd_filt_p, whole genome shotgun sequence DNA region contains:
- the LOC103710534 gene encoding neutral/alkaline invertase 1, mitochondrial-like has protein sequence MNATGSMGLSAAVRPCCRLLVVFQKCPCPPSFSPSLFPKCPHHRLGDLRVLAAGRHRHPSLVRAAVAPAPSPDAAPALRRLSTSVNPVPGDKAFDRIYVQGGLAAVKPLVIETKPEGDVKEPAPEAPVEAPPEAAPVREESEFEKEAWRLLKRAVVNYCGNPVGTVAADDPGAGPLNYDQVFIRDFVPSALAFLLKGESEIVKNFLLHTLQLQSWEKTVDCYSPGQGLMPASFKVRTLPMDGSNEAYEEVLDPDFGESAIGRVAPVDSGLWWIILLRAYGKITGDYGLQERVDVQTGIKLILNLCLSDGFDMFPSLLVTDGSCMIDRRMGIHGHPLEIQALFYSALRCSREMITVNDGTKNLLRAINNRLSALSFHIREYYWVDMKKINEIYRYKTEEYSQDATNKFNIYPEQIPSWLVHWIPEKGGYFIGNLQPAHMDFRFFSLGNLWAIVSSLSTPRHAEGILNLIEDKWDDLVGNMPLKICYPALEFEEWRIITGSDPKNTPWSYHNGGSWPTLLWQFTLACIKMGRPELARKAIAVAEKRLSNDKWPEYYDTRTGRFIGKQARLYQTWTVSGYLASKMFLENPEMSSILTCEEDLELLEGCACSLTKSAKSARKKCSRSAAKSQVLV, from the exons ATGAATGCCACGGGCTCCATGGGACTCTCCGCCGCCGTGAGGCCCTGCTGCCGTCTCCTCGTCGTCTTCCAGAAATGCCCCTGTCCtccttctttctccccctccctcttcccGAAATGCCCCCACCACCGCCTCGGCGACCTCCGCGTCCTCGCCGCCGGCCGGCATCGCCACCCCTCCCTCGTCCGCGCCGCCGTCGCCCCCGCCCCCTCCCCCGACGCCGCCCCGGCCCTCCGCCGCCTCTCCACCTCCGTCAACCCCGTTCCCGGCGACAAGGCCTTCGATCGGATCTACGTCCAGGGCGGCCTCGCCGCCGTCAAGCCCCTCGTGATCGAGACGAAGCCGGAGGGTGACGTCAAGGAACCGGCTCCGGAGGCGCCGGTGGAGGCACCGCCGGAGGCCGCTCCAGTGAGGGAGGAGTCGGAGTTCGAGAAGGAGGCGTGGAGGCTGTTGAAGAGGGCGGTGGTGAACTATTGTGGGAACCCGGTGGGGACGGTGGCGGCGGACGATCCGGGGGCTGGGCCCCTCAATTACGATCAGGTCTTCATCCGGGACTTCGTGCCGTCGGCCCTCGCCTTTCTTCTCAAGGGGGAGTCGGAGATCGTCAAGAATTTCCTCCTCCACACCCTGCAATTGCAG AGCTGGGAAAAGACTGTGGATTGTTATAGCCCTGGACAAGGTTTGATGCCGGCTAGCTTTAAGGTTAGAACTCTGCCTATGGATGGAAGTAATGAAGCATATGAGGAGGTTCTGGACCCTGATTTTGGCGAGTCGGCCATTGGGCGTGTAGCCCCAGTGGATTCTG GATTATGGTGGATCATCTTATTGAGAGCTTATGGAAAGATTACTGGGGACTATGGCCTACAAGAGAGAGTTGATGTGCAAACGGGCATTAAACTGATCCTGAATTTATGTTTATCAGACGGATTTGACATGTTCCCTTCTCTGCTCGTAACTGATGGCTCTTGCATGATAGATCGGCGGATGGGCATCCATGGCCATCCTCTTGAGATCCAA GCTTTATTCTACTCTGCTCTACGATGCTCCCGTGAAATGATCACTGTTAATGATGGAACAAAGAACCTGCTGCGTGCTATCAATAATAGGCTCAGTGCATTGTCATTCCACATCAGAGAGTACTATTGGGTGGATATGAAGAAGATCAATGAGATATACCGTTACAAGACTGAAGAATATTCCCAAGATGCTACAAACAAGTTCAACATCTACCCTGAACAAATACCTTCTTGGCTAGTACATTGGATTCCTGAGAAAGGTGGCTACTTTATTGGGAACCTGCAGCCGGCTCACATGGACTTTAGGTTCTTCTCACTTGGTAATCTTTGGGCCATTGTTTCATCTTTATCTACTCCAAGACATGCTGAGGGTATTCTCAATCTTATTGAAGATAAATGGGATGATCTTGTGGGTAATATGCCCCTCAAGATATGTTATCCCGCTTTAGAATTTGAGGAGTGGCGCATAATTACTGGCAGCGATCCAAAGAATAC TccttggtcatatcataatggTGGATCCTGGCCCACGCTACTATGGCAG TTCACGTTGGCTTGCATTAAAATGGGCAGGCCTGAATTAGCCCGGAAGGCTATTGCTGTTGCTGAGAAGAGGCTCTCTAATGACAAGTGGCCAGAATACTATGATACCCGAACTGGAAGGTTTATCGGGAAGCAAGCAAGGCTATATCAGACATGGACAGTATCTGGATACCTGGCCTCGAAAATGTTCCTGGAAAATCCTGAGATGTCATCCATCCTGACATGTGAGGAAGATCTCGAGCTTCTTGAGGGCTGTGCCTGCAGTCTAACCAAGAGTGCCAAGAGTGCACGAAAGAAGTGTTCGCGCTCTGCTGCAAAATCTCAGGTCCTTGTATAA